A window from Neodiprion fabricii isolate iyNeoFabr1 chromosome 2, iyNeoFabr1.1, whole genome shotgun sequence encodes these proteins:
- the LOC124176411 gene encoding glutamyl-tRNA(Gln) amidotransferase subunit A, mitochondrial has translation MNKILSRPIKQVSNKLNAGELKPSEICRAAVKLANASKPLNAYICVTGGSAELQAQESDARYAESQPLGTLDGIPIAIKDNFCTSGTATTCASLMLANFVPEYDATVYSRLKNVGAVLIGKTNLDQFAMGSGTIDSYFGPTKNLWKSTFMNNYFCHPSSESETSNKETSDVPDNWHIAGGSSGGSAIAVATGSCYAALGSDTGGSTRNPASYCGLVGLKPTYGLVSRHGLIPLVNSMDVPGIITRKIDDAVLVLNAIAGPDDFDSTMLKKEFTPIELPECPSVDGLRIGIPKQYKPSGLNVEVEKCLLDVSKHLEEGGAKIVPVSMPHTEHSIVCYSVLNQCEVASNMARYDGIEYGLRVDQNESTEQLYAETRCKGFNEVVRSRILTGNYFLLAENYENYFVRAMKVRRLIYEDFEKVWNSDIDLLLTPTTLTDAPRYREFISMDNQTQCSIQDVCTQPANMAGVPAVSFPVRLSSNGLPLSLQLMAPVLHEQQMLTAAKWIEQVLQFPKIVLKDTSLLM, from the coding sequence ATGAATAAGATACTGTCACGACCGATAAAACAAGTGAGTAACAAACTGAATGCCGGCGAATTGAAGCCATCCGAGATTTGCAGAGCCGCGGTGAAGCTGGCAAATGCGTCAAAGCCGCTAAACGCGTATATTTGTGTGACCGGAGGATCGGCAGAGTTGCAGGCACAGGAATCAGATGCTAGATACGCCGAAAGTCAGCCTCTAGGAACCCTCGATGGAATTCCAATAGCGATCAAGGATAACTTTTGTACAAGTGGCACAGCAACGACCTGCGCATCTTTGATGCTGGCTAATTTTGTTCCTGAATATGACGCTACGGTATATAGCCGTTTAAAGAATGTTGGAGCAGTTTTGATCGGTAAGACTAATCTCGATCAGTTTGCCATGGGCTCAGGGACAATAGACTCGTATTTTGGGCCGacaaaaaatttgtggaaATCGACCTTTATGAACAATTACTTTTGTCACCCTTCCTCCGAGTCAGAAACAAGCAACAAGGAAACCAGCGATGTTCCAGACAATTGGCACATCGCTGGGGGGAGTAGCGGAGGTTCAGCCATCGCCGTTGCCACAGGGTCCTGTTACGCCGCTCTAGGTTCAGACACTGGAGGCTCGACTCGAAATCCAGCATCCTACTGTGGGCTTGTTGGCCTCAAACCAACCTATGGCTTGGTGTCTCGTCACGGTTTGATTCCACTTGTGAATTCGATGGATGTGCCTGGAATAATTACTAGAAAAATAGATGACGCAGTTCTGGTGCTGAACGCCATCGCTGGGCCCGACGATTTTGACTCGACGATGCTAAAGAAGGAATTCACCCCAATCGAATTGCCGGAATGTCCAAGCGTAGACGGCCTGAGGATAGGAATTCCAAAGCAGTACAAGCCATCAGGGCTGAACGtggaagttgaaaaatgctTGCTAGATGTATCTAAGCACTTGGAAGAGGGGGGAGCAAAAATAGTTCCTGTATCTATGCCCCACACGGAGCACTCTATTGTTTGTTACTCAGTTCTAAATCAATGCGAGGTCGCGAGCAACATGGCTCGTTACGATGGCATTGAATACGGACTTAGGGTAGACCAGAACGAGTCTACGGAGCAACTTTATGCCGAGACGAGGTGCAAAGGGTTTAACGAAGTAGTGAGGAGCAGGATTTTGACGGGAAACTACTTCTTATTGGctgaaaattacgaaaactATTTTGTCAGGGCTATGAAAGTGCGTAGGTTGATTTACGAGGACTTTGAAAAAGTCTGGAACTCTGATATCGACTTGCTGCTCACTCCCACTACACTTACCGATGCCCCAAGGTATCGGGAATTCATCTCCATGGATAATCAAACTCAGTGCTCGATCCAGGATGTCTGCACGCAGCCTGCAAACATGGCAGGAGTTCCCGCTGTCAGTTTTCCTGTAAGGCTGTCTAGCAACGGGCTTCCCCTTTCTTTGCAACTTATGGCTCCAGTTCTTCACGAACAACAGATGCTCACTGCTGCCAAGTGGATCGAACAAGTTCTACAGTTTccaaaaattgtattaaaagATACAAGCTTattgatgtaa
- the LOC124176408 gene encoding NCK-interacting protein with SH3 domain isoform X4, translating into MMGDNYIRLENYEMLKALYEFKATFAKTLSFRENEHFILYQTNTKQRNWWQVVNSLGQLGYIPSNYVTTVKVEPQFLIDYLRKCIEKLQTEIQQQGSSVQADKQDLLMRLVEKERQAELGRKVKKQAPMPPVFSTSTLGRDTTNQTVYTNPDGDARSAPSNTSYATAQSTLHYDADPADAQLIAQCRRMTVNDQRRQLPRQSLSDTIHTSQSEPIQMKRSPSQSALNTVGNSSPIKSSSSTSCEINSKAAYQLLDQVRRNTQLSHEMSKVAVAVVVSGLQELLPASISHYFAAVLNQLQVPLIASKMSIEETHDANRLKVIFTELTSCKEDSQQRSWMLYEDEPIIVEYIKELTSILTNADANVSRHALRSDQYNGVTTLIQYYQMEPRWTIRQLLLQSFGVMCSLDAVVLTIMLNSVLPMELASDMRTYPRNVPRLNYSSLLLTMIFSMGEPMPVTHLGVKKRRQYLELCRRVLRTESYNEHRHRCEDVLKCFTRIFCEELPESKSDQKLVREISNEFPHLFKM; encoded by the exons ATGATGGGTGACAACTACATCAGGTTAG AAAACTATGAGATGCTAAAAGCACTGTACGAATTCAAGGCAACCTTTGCTAAAACTCTAAGCTTTCGAGAAAACGAACATTTTATACTGTATCAAACAAATACAAAACAACGAAATTGGTGGCAGGTTGTGAACAGCTTGGGGCAGCTTGGCTATATACCATCTAACTATGTTACTACGGTCAAG GTCGAGCCTCAATTTTTGATTGATTACCTGAGGAAATGCATAGAGAAATTGCAAACCGAAATTCAACAGCAAGGCAGCTCCGTTCAAGCTGATAAGCAGGATCTTCTAATGAGGCTTGTGGAAAAGGAGAGACAAGCAGAGCTTGgcagaaaagtaaaaaagcaAGCACCTATGCCTCCGGTTTTTTCGACTTCCACCTTAGGAAGAGATACAACTAATCAAACAGTCTATACTAATCCGGATGGCGATGCTCGATCTGCTCCTAGCAATACGTCCTATGCCACTGCTCAATCTACACTTCATTACGATGCCGATCCTGCAGACGCCCAACTAATTGCACAATGTAGGCGGATGACTGTAAACGATCAGCGCAGACAGCTACCTAGACAATCTTTATCTGATACAATTCACACTAGCCAATCTGAACCaattcaaatgaaaagaaGTCCTTCTCAAAGTGCATTGAACACTGTAGGAAATTCCTCACCAATAAAAAGCAGCTCCTCAACTTCGTGTGAGATTAATTCAAAAGCTGCTTATCAGCTACTCGATCAAGTGAGACGAAATACACAACTTAGTCACGAAATGTCGAAAGTTGCAGTTGCTGTGGTTGTTTCTGGTCTGCAGGAACTTTTACCAGCTAGTATAAGTCATTATTTTGCTGCAGTGCTGAACCAGCTTCAAGTGCCATTGATTGCCTCAAAAATGAGTATTGAAGAAACACACGATGCCAATAGGCTCAAAGTTATTTTTACAGAGCTTACTTCTTGCAAGGAGGATTCTCAGCAGAGAAGTTGGATGTTGTATGAAGATGAACCTATTATTGTCGAATACATCAAAGAGCTCACATCCATTCTG ACAAATGCAGATGCAAATGTTTCACGACATGCATTAAGATCGGACCAATATAATGGCGTAACGACATTAATACAATACTACCAAATGGAACCCAGATGGACTATTAGGCAACTGCTTCTGCAATCATTTGGTGTTATGTGCAGTTTGGATGCAGTAGTTCTTACCATCATGTTGAACAGTGTTCTGCCAATGGAATTAGCAAG tgaTATGAGAACGTACCCAAGGAATGTGCCAAGGCTGAATTATTCTTCGCTGTTGCTTACTATGATCTTCTCAATGGGTGAACCAATGCCCGTCACTCATTTGG GAGTGAAG AAACGCAGACAGTATTTGGAGCTGTGTCGGAGAGTGTTGAGAACTGAAAGCTACAATGAACATCGTCACAGGTGTGAAGACGTGTTGAAATGTTTCACGAG GATATTTTGCGAAGAATTGCCTGAGAGTAAATCTGATCAAAAATTGGTGCGTGAAATCAGTAACGAATTTCCACATCTATTCAAGATGTGA
- the LOC124176408 gene encoding NCK-interacting protein with SH3 domain isoform X2, whose protein sequence is MRLVEKERQAELGRKVKKQAPMPPVFSTSTLGRDTTNQTVYTNPDGDARSAPSNTSYATAQSTLHYDADPADAQLIAQCRRMTVNDQRRQLPRQSLSDTIHTSQSEPIQMKRSPSQSALNTVGNSSPIKSSSSTSCEINSKAAYQLLDQVRRNTQLSHEMSKVAVAVVVSGLQELLPASISHYFAAVLNQLQVPLIASKMSIEETHDANRLKVIFTELTSCKEDSQQRSWMLYEDEPIIVEYIKELTSILTNADANVSRHALRSDQYNGVTTLIQYYQMEPRWTIRQLLLQSFGVMCSLDAVVLTIMLNSVLPMELASDMRTYPRNVPRLNYSSLLLTMIFSMGEPMPVTHLEQLGTDFISFLLELIENPPDTDMDDQIPDLFLNLVLSYNLQFTTSENMVLNALKLRTVAKTFTEKILLLLNREEDPVRIFDHQPAPPHSVLKLFVDLFSNDVTANLFYTNDIKVLIDIIVRQLFDISPGVKKRRQYLELCRRVLRTESYNEHRHRCEDVLKCFTRIFCEELPESKSDQKLVREISNEFPHLFKM, encoded by the exons ATGAGGCTTGTGGAAAAGGAGAGACAAGCAGAGCTTGgcagaaaagtaaaaaagcaAGCACCTATGCCTCCGGTTTTTTCGACTTCCACCTTAGGAAGAGATACAACTAATCAAACAGTCTATACTAATCCGGATGGCGATGCTCGATCTGCTCCTAGCAATACGTCCTATGCCACTGCTCAATCTACACTTCATTACGATGCCGATCCTGCAGACGCCCAACTAATTGCACAATGTAGGCGGATGACTGTAAACGATCAGCGCAGACAGCTACCTAGACAATCTTTATCTGATACAATTCACACTAGCCAATCTGAACCaattcaaatgaaaagaaGTCCTTCTCAAAGTGCATTGAACACTGTAGGAAATTCCTCACCAATAAAAAGCAGCTCCTCAACTTCGTGTGAGATTAATTCAAAAGCTGCTTATCAGCTACTCGATCAAGTGAGACGAAATACACAACTTAGTCACGAAATGTCGAAAGTTGCAGTTGCTGTGGTTGTTTCTGGTCTGCAGGAACTTTTACCAGCTAGTATAAGTCATTATTTTGCTGCAGTGCTGAACCAGCTTCAAGTGCCATTGATTGCCTCAAAAATGAGTATTGAAGAAACACACGATGCCAATAGGCTCAAAGTTATTTTTACAGAGCTTACTTCTTGCAAGGAGGATTCTCAGCAGAGAAGTTGGATGTTGTATGAAGATGAACCTATTATTGTCGAATACATCAAAGAGCTCACATCCATTCTG ACAAATGCAGATGCAAATGTTTCACGACATGCATTAAGATCGGACCAATATAATGGCGTAACGACATTAATACAATACTACCAAATGGAACCCAGATGGACTATTAGGCAACTGCTTCTGCAATCATTTGGTGTTATGTGCAGTTTGGATGCAGTAGTTCTTACCATCATGTTGAACAGTGTTCTGCCAATGGAATTAGCAAG tgaTATGAGAACGTACCCAAGGAATGTGCCAAGGCTGAATTATTCTTCGCTGTTGCTTACTATGATCTTCTCAATGGGTGAACCAATGCCCGTCACTCATTTGG AGCAGCTGGGAACAGATTTTATATCATTCCTTTTAGAATTGATAGAAAATCCTCCTGATACCGATATGGATGATCAAATACcagatttatttttgaatttggtTCTGTCCtataatttgcaattcacCACTTCGGAAAACATGGTATTAAATGCATTAAAACTGCGAACTGTGGCAAAAAcatttacagaaaaaattctACTGCTTCTTAATAGAGAAG AGGATCCGGTACGAATATTTGATCATCAACCTGCTCCTCCACATTCTGTACTCAAATTATTTGTTGATCTCTTCAGTAATGATGTTACTGCAAACTTATTTTACACCAACGATATTAAAGTCTTGATTGACATTATTGTACGGCAGTTGTTTGATATCTCACCAGGAGTGAAG AAACGCAGACAGTATTTGGAGCTGTGTCGGAGAGTGTTGAGAACTGAAAGCTACAATGAACATCGTCACAGGTGTGAAGACGTGTTGAAATGTTTCACGAG GATATTTTGCGAAGAATTGCCTGAGAGTAAATCTGATCAAAAATTGGTGCGTGAAATCAGTAACGAATTTCCACATCTATTCAAGATGTGA
- the LOC124176408 gene encoding NCK-interacting protein with SH3 domain isoform X1 has product MMGDNYIRLENYEMLKALYEFKATFAKTLSFRENEHFILYQTNTKQRNWWQVVNSLGQLGYIPSNYVTTVKVEPQFLIDYLRKCIEKLQTEIQQQGSSVQADKQDLLMRLVEKERQAELGRKVKKQAPMPPVFSTSTLGRDTTNQTVYTNPDGDARSAPSNTSYATAQSTLHYDADPADAQLIAQCRRMTVNDQRRQLPRQSLSDTIHTSQSEPIQMKRSPSQSALNTVGNSSPIKSSSSTSCEINSKAAYQLLDQVRRNTQLSHEMSKVAVAVVVSGLQELLPASISHYFAAVLNQLQVPLIASKMSIEETHDANRLKVIFTELTSCKEDSQQRSWMLYEDEPIIVEYIKELTSILTNADANVSRHALRSDQYNGVTTLIQYYQMEPRWTIRQLLLQSFGVMCSLDAVVLTIMLNSVLPMELASDMRTYPRNVPRLNYSSLLLTMIFSMGEPMPVTHLEQLGTDFISFLLELIENPPDTDMDDQIPDLFLNLVLSYNLQFTTSENMVLNALKLRTVAKTFTEKILLLLNREEDPVRIFDHQPAPPHSVLKLFVDLFSNDVTANLFYTNDIKVLIDIIVRQLFDISPGVKKRRQYLELCRRVLRTESYNEHRHRCEDVLKCFTRIFCEELPESKSDQKLVREISNEFPHLFKM; this is encoded by the exons ATGATGGGTGACAACTACATCAGGTTAG AAAACTATGAGATGCTAAAAGCACTGTACGAATTCAAGGCAACCTTTGCTAAAACTCTAAGCTTTCGAGAAAACGAACATTTTATACTGTATCAAACAAATACAAAACAACGAAATTGGTGGCAGGTTGTGAACAGCTTGGGGCAGCTTGGCTATATACCATCTAACTATGTTACTACGGTCAAG GTCGAGCCTCAATTTTTGATTGATTACCTGAGGAAATGCATAGAGAAATTGCAAACCGAAATTCAACAGCAAGGCAGCTCCGTTCAAGCTGATAAGCAGGATCTTCTAATGAGGCTTGTGGAAAAGGAGAGACAAGCAGAGCTTGgcagaaaagtaaaaaagcaAGCACCTATGCCTCCGGTTTTTTCGACTTCCACCTTAGGAAGAGATACAACTAATCAAACAGTCTATACTAATCCGGATGGCGATGCTCGATCTGCTCCTAGCAATACGTCCTATGCCACTGCTCAATCTACACTTCATTACGATGCCGATCCTGCAGACGCCCAACTAATTGCACAATGTAGGCGGATGACTGTAAACGATCAGCGCAGACAGCTACCTAGACAATCTTTATCTGATACAATTCACACTAGCCAATCTGAACCaattcaaatgaaaagaaGTCCTTCTCAAAGTGCATTGAACACTGTAGGAAATTCCTCACCAATAAAAAGCAGCTCCTCAACTTCGTGTGAGATTAATTCAAAAGCTGCTTATCAGCTACTCGATCAAGTGAGACGAAATACACAACTTAGTCACGAAATGTCGAAAGTTGCAGTTGCTGTGGTTGTTTCTGGTCTGCAGGAACTTTTACCAGCTAGTATAAGTCATTATTTTGCTGCAGTGCTGAACCAGCTTCAAGTGCCATTGATTGCCTCAAAAATGAGTATTGAAGAAACACACGATGCCAATAGGCTCAAAGTTATTTTTACAGAGCTTACTTCTTGCAAGGAGGATTCTCAGCAGAGAAGTTGGATGTTGTATGAAGATGAACCTATTATTGTCGAATACATCAAAGAGCTCACATCCATTCTG ACAAATGCAGATGCAAATGTTTCACGACATGCATTAAGATCGGACCAATATAATGGCGTAACGACATTAATACAATACTACCAAATGGAACCCAGATGGACTATTAGGCAACTGCTTCTGCAATCATTTGGTGTTATGTGCAGTTTGGATGCAGTAGTTCTTACCATCATGTTGAACAGTGTTCTGCCAATGGAATTAGCAAG tgaTATGAGAACGTACCCAAGGAATGTGCCAAGGCTGAATTATTCTTCGCTGTTGCTTACTATGATCTTCTCAATGGGTGAACCAATGCCCGTCACTCATTTGG AGCAGCTGGGAACAGATTTTATATCATTCCTTTTAGAATTGATAGAAAATCCTCCTGATACCGATATGGATGATCAAATACcagatttatttttgaatttggtTCTGTCCtataatttgcaattcacCACTTCGGAAAACATGGTATTAAATGCATTAAAACTGCGAACTGTGGCAAAAAcatttacagaaaaaattctACTGCTTCTTAATAGAGAAG AGGATCCGGTACGAATATTTGATCATCAACCTGCTCCTCCACATTCTGTACTCAAATTATTTGTTGATCTCTTCAGTAATGATGTTACTGCAAACTTATTTTACACCAACGATATTAAAGTCTTGATTGACATTATTGTACGGCAGTTGTTTGATATCTCACCAGGAGTGAAG AAACGCAGACAGTATTTGGAGCTGTGTCGGAGAGTGTTGAGAACTGAAAGCTACAATGAACATCGTCACAGGTGTGAAGACGTGTTGAAATGTTTCACGAG GATATTTTGCGAAGAATTGCCTGAGAGTAAATCTGATCAAAAATTGGTGCGTGAAATCAGTAACGAATTTCCACATCTATTCAAGATGTGA
- the LOC124176408 gene encoding NCK-interacting protein with SH3 domain isoform X3 encodes MMGDNYIRLENYEMLKALYEFKATFAKTLSFRENEHFILYQTNTKQRNWWQVVNSLGQLGYIPSNYVTTVKVEPQFLIDYLRKCIEKLQTEIQQQGSSVQADKQDLLMRLVEKERQAELGRKVKKQAPMPPVFSTSTLGRDTTNQTVYTNPDGDARSAPSNTSYATAQSTLHYDADPADAQLIAQCRRMTVNDQRRQLPRQSLSDTIHTSQSEPIQMKRSPSQSALNTVGNSSPIKSSSSTSCEINSKAAYQLLDQVRRNTQLSHEMSKVAVAVVVSGLQELLPASISHYFAAVLNQLQVPLIASKMSIEETHDANRLKVIFTELTSCKEDSQQRSWMLYEDEPIIVEYIKELTSILTNADANVSRHALRSDQYNGVTTLIQYYQMEPRWTIRQLLLQSFGVMCSLDAVVLTIMLNSVLPMELASDMRTYPRNVPRLNYSSLLLTMIFSMGEPMPVTHLEQLGTDFISFLLELIENPPDTDMDDQIPDLFLNLVLSYNLQFTTSENMVLNALKLRTVAKTFTEKILLLLNREGV; translated from the exons ATGATGGGTGACAACTACATCAGGTTAG AAAACTATGAGATGCTAAAAGCACTGTACGAATTCAAGGCAACCTTTGCTAAAACTCTAAGCTTTCGAGAAAACGAACATTTTATACTGTATCAAACAAATACAAAACAACGAAATTGGTGGCAGGTTGTGAACAGCTTGGGGCAGCTTGGCTATATACCATCTAACTATGTTACTACGGTCAAG GTCGAGCCTCAATTTTTGATTGATTACCTGAGGAAATGCATAGAGAAATTGCAAACCGAAATTCAACAGCAAGGCAGCTCCGTTCAAGCTGATAAGCAGGATCTTCTAATGAGGCTTGTGGAAAAGGAGAGACAAGCAGAGCTTGgcagaaaagtaaaaaagcaAGCACCTATGCCTCCGGTTTTTTCGACTTCCACCTTAGGAAGAGATACAACTAATCAAACAGTCTATACTAATCCGGATGGCGATGCTCGATCTGCTCCTAGCAATACGTCCTATGCCACTGCTCAATCTACACTTCATTACGATGCCGATCCTGCAGACGCCCAACTAATTGCACAATGTAGGCGGATGACTGTAAACGATCAGCGCAGACAGCTACCTAGACAATCTTTATCTGATACAATTCACACTAGCCAATCTGAACCaattcaaatgaaaagaaGTCCTTCTCAAAGTGCATTGAACACTGTAGGAAATTCCTCACCAATAAAAAGCAGCTCCTCAACTTCGTGTGAGATTAATTCAAAAGCTGCTTATCAGCTACTCGATCAAGTGAGACGAAATACACAACTTAGTCACGAAATGTCGAAAGTTGCAGTTGCTGTGGTTGTTTCTGGTCTGCAGGAACTTTTACCAGCTAGTATAAGTCATTATTTTGCTGCAGTGCTGAACCAGCTTCAAGTGCCATTGATTGCCTCAAAAATGAGTATTGAAGAAACACACGATGCCAATAGGCTCAAAGTTATTTTTACAGAGCTTACTTCTTGCAAGGAGGATTCTCAGCAGAGAAGTTGGATGTTGTATGAAGATGAACCTATTATTGTCGAATACATCAAAGAGCTCACATCCATTCTG ACAAATGCAGATGCAAATGTTTCACGACATGCATTAAGATCGGACCAATATAATGGCGTAACGACATTAATACAATACTACCAAATGGAACCCAGATGGACTATTAGGCAACTGCTTCTGCAATCATTTGGTGTTATGTGCAGTTTGGATGCAGTAGTTCTTACCATCATGTTGAACAGTGTTCTGCCAATGGAATTAGCAAG tgaTATGAGAACGTACCCAAGGAATGTGCCAAGGCTGAATTATTCTTCGCTGTTGCTTACTATGATCTTCTCAATGGGTGAACCAATGCCCGTCACTCATTTGG AGCAGCTGGGAACAGATTTTATATCATTCCTTTTAGAATTGATAGAAAATCCTCCTGATACCGATATGGATGATCAAATACcagatttatttttgaatttggtTCTGTCCtataatttgcaattcacCACTTCGGAAAACATGGTATTAAATGCATTAAAACTGCGAACTGTGGCAAAAAcatttacagaaaaaattctACTGCTTCTTAATAGAGAAG gtgtatga
- the LOC124176409 gene encoding U3 small nucleolar RNA-associated protein 18 homolog has translation MAATVDRMSSLEPSEDEIEAEELEETLRKRKTSEPELGEVKYNKKFTTPLRKKRRNHYDPVEEARLERLVFGDHIDVISNLLQDEHNDSKSQTPLSNVSTPNDEVDDSDDNEDNDEKTDDSDLDRSGSEDTEQDTDADSGVEDEELKTEKQVAWVDDDEEENLSVEETLHLQGRRLAVQRPEKHYKELLRNKYQQLVGTPKWAEISAKKETGSEEDSDDEILRHSSHLITPKPKNLAQGTIELKALKNINQETRSEGPVITSLQFHPTSTVALVAGLSGILSIFQIDGKQNTKLHSMQYRRFPINTARFTKEGSEIVVGSQRHAHCHTYDLLAGKTYRVPLPHGMTNMKNFEVSPDEKFIAVCGRMGNIYILTTKTKELVSTLKMNDQCNTLAFSPDSRNLFTHGEGGEIYVWDMNERTCMHRAIDDGCLSGSRIAVSPSGQYLATGSKQGVVNVYDTSTVLDSTNPSPLKIVLNLVTSITSLKFNSASEILSMASDETENAFKMMHLSSATIFSNFPTFRTKFFKPIAVDFSPGSGYLGISNNKGNAYLYRLKHYGNY, from the exons ATGGCTGCAACGGTAGACCGTATGTCAAGTCTTGAACCATCTGAGGATGAGATAGAAGCAGAAGAATTAGAGGAAACactgagaaaaagaaaaacgtcaGAACCTGAACTTGGAGAGGTTAAATACAACAAGAAGTTTACCACTCCTTTGAGAAAGAAACGCAGAAATCATTACGACCCGGTAGAAGAAGCCAG ACTCGAAAGGCTCGTATTCGGTGACCATATCGACGTCATTAGCAACCTTCTACAAGATGAGCACAATGACTCTAAATCACAGACACCTTTGTCCAACGTTTCGACCCCTAATGATGAGGTGGACGATTCTGATGACAATGAAGACAATGATGAAAAAACCGATGACTCTGATTTAGATAGATCGGGTTCAGAAGATACAGAGCAAGATACAGATGCTGATTCGGGAGTCGAAGATGAAGAATTGAAGACTGAAAAACAAGTGGCATGGGTAGATgatgacgaagaagaaaacCTTTC CGTTGAAGAAACCTTGCATCTGCAAGGGCGAAGACTGGCTGTGCAGCGGCCTGAAAAACACTACAAAGAACTGCTACGAAACAAGTACCAACAACTTGTTGGCACTCCTAAGTGGGCTGAAATAAGTGCAAAAAAGGAAACTGGCTCCGAAGAGGATTCAGACGACGAAATATTGCGG CACAGCAGTCATTTGATAACACCAAAACCTAAGAATTTAGCACAAGGAACAATCGAGTTAAAAGctctaaaaaatataaacCAAGAAACTCGATCCGAGGGGCCTGTAATAACAAGTCTTCAATTCCATCCAACCTCTACAGTGGCATTAGTTGCTGGATTATCTGGGATATTGTCGATATTTCAA ATTGATGGTAAACAGAATACAAAACTGCATAGTATGCAGTACCGAAGATTTCCAATAAATACGGCCAGGTTCACAAAAGAGGGATCAGAAATAGTGGTAGGCTCACAACGCCATGCTCATTGTCACACCTATGATTTATTGGCTGGAAAAACGTACAGAGTACCACTACCACATGGCATGACTAATATGAAG AACTTCGAAGTATCTCCCGATGAGAAATTCATCGCCGTATGTGGAAGAATGGGTAATATATACATCCTGACTACCAAAACCAAAGAACTTGTGAGCACTTTGAAGATGAATGACCAGTGTAATACTTTAGCATTCTCTCCTGACAGTAGGAACCTTTTCACACATGGTG AGGGAGGCGAAATTTACGTATGGGACATGAACGAGCGTACATGTATGCACCGAGCGATAGATGACGGTTGCTTGTCGGGGTCAAGAATTGCGGTTTCACCTAGTGGGCAGTATTTAGCGACTGGAAGTAAACAGGGAGTAGTGAACGTCTACGACACTAGCACAGTCTTAGACAGCACTAATCCCTCCCCATTGAAAATAGTCCTGAACCTTGTTACTTCTAtaacaagtttgaaatttaattctgCGTCAGAGATTCTTTCAATGGCGTCAGATGAGACGGAAAATGCATTTAAAATGATGCACCTATCATCAGCTACgatattctcaaattttccaacatttcGAACAAAGTTTTTTAAGCCCATAGCTGTAGATTTTTCTCCCGGCAGCGGGTATTTgggaatttcaaataataaaggCAATGCTTATTTGTATCGGTTGAAACACTATGGAAACTATTAG